A region from the Flavobacteriales bacterium genome encodes:
- a CDS encoding gliding motility-associated C-terminal domain-containing protein → MTGQLRLRLASFVQRFAASAALLLLMAAVLAPQRAQATHAMGGELTYECIGNDLYLVTLNFYRDCNGVAAPTNGNNGLDFRIRSQACNANFTQNFTFSSVQIITPICSFETDRCTSTSGQYGVERYTYTSTVNLSAFANCNDWIISWDLCCRNNAITSLNQPGGQELYLEAQLNNTVNPCNTSPEFLTMPTPFYCVNQPLSYNPGAVDADGDSLAFQLVNAKGVNGGNLAYNPGYTFTQPIRNGGGAGAVVLDPQTGTLTCIPNQLQVSVVTYRVNEYRNGVLIGSITRDIQFVIRSCTGQPPTASGVNGGGNYSVEVCAGTPVSFTITSNDPDGDNTFLTWNNGIPGATFTATGAPFQTGTFNWTPTNANIGQNFFTVTVQDNGCPLVGTNDYGFTVIVTPPNTPVDAGPDQNVCATSATLAATLPYSQAPHNWSVISGTGTFANAGDPNTVVSGLSIGANVFQWNVNYQTCGTATDQVTITRYDNTQPAANAGPDQQLCLPTNSTTLAANAAIAPAVGTWTVIQGTGTFANANSPTSGVSNLGIGTNRFRWTINNGPCGNPQDDVIITVFDNTQPIANAGPDIQLCTPTSTATMQGSAVTFPATGLWTLSGGVGGTITTATSPSTTITGLPVGVHTYTWTVSNGPCGAPTTDQVTITVFDANSPNANAGADQQICATTTSLTGSVPTAPASGVWSVVQGGGAITNATSPITGVTGLTVGTNIFQWTVNNGPCANGVTSDQVTVVVFDPNSPVANAGPDQEICNQITTATMAASVPTAPATGTWSVQNGGGTITNPNSPTTTITNLPVGENIFVWTVTNGPCPGSTTTDEVTVWVYDENAPVANAGPDQEICTPTNSVSVSGNAPIFPQTGQWTLVSGSGTITNANSPATTITGLPVGVHVFAWTLDNGVCSNPVTVDEITITVYDLSTPIANAGPDQEICTPASTTTLQGSALIFPATGQWTLISGTAVIDDPNDPNTQISGLSVGTVVLEWTVDNGPCTASPTTDQVTIEIFDAANPAADAGPDQDICTPTNSVTMAASAVTAPAVGTWVLISGAGGTVADVNDPNTDITNLPIGVHVYEWQVDNGSCFGANTDDQVTISVFAGHQAVAGAGPDQEICIPTFPNTVTLAGTPVIFPGTGTWTLVSGSGNITDPNDPNTTVTGLTVGTSVFQWTVTNGPTCANPLTTDQMSVFVFDQGNPVANAGPDFQLCTPLTSAQLSGSALNGPATGQWTVQSGTGVFADPTDPNTTVSGISLGPNEYVWTVSNGPCVNPITSDVVVVTLFNGNSQQAAAGPDQSFCTPTSSTIMNATPVFAPATGSWSLISGGGNIANNNPNASISNLPVGINVFQWTVNNGACGNTTDLVSILIYDANNPIANAGADQELCTPTTQTTLTGSSLIVPATGLWTLVSGSGNIVSPTASSTLVNSLGIGDNVFVWTVTNGPCANSITTDTVVVSVFDHTADEADAGPDRTLCSPLPFIVMQGNAATAPGVGTWTTVVGTGIANDPNSPTTIISGISVGDNIYVWTIDNGACGTSSDSTLLVLHNGNLPVADAGPDQELCLPTTNTTLAGSPAPYPATGLWSLISGTGAISNNTISNPTVSGLSLGINQFEWVVFNAPCANAITRDTVTIIVFDPNEPAADAGDDQDLCTPLTTTNLAGNTPTFPAVGFWTTSSGATIADPANPNTQVSGLAIGENIFTWTIDNGSCNGGVPTTDQVSIFVFDENNPIAAAGPDQELCLPTTSAQLSASSYTFPATGQWTIQQGQGIFSDDTDPNATVTGLAVGENIFVWTVNNGPCANPITTDAVSIFLFDDQQADASAGPDQNLCTPNINATMAGNAITAPAIGTWTLVSGAGTITDANDPTTVISNLGIGENVFAWTIDNGPCANGITSDTVHIFLYDETNANADAGPDQEICTPQSSVTLAGSPVTFPAVGTWTVVSGTAFLADVNDPLTICTGLGVGEVILEWTVNNGPCGVPTTDQVSIFIFDEFSASADAGPDQELCTPTSTTTLQGSVPTFPSTGTWTLIGGSGIPVDPSDPNTVVNGLAVGENIFEWTVDNGPCANGTTTDQVSIFVFDENNPVADAGPDQDLCTPNNFTTLAGSNVIFPAMGTWTLIGGTATITNANDPGTTITAIGVGTATLVWTVNNGPCASGITTDTVNITLYDGGMPDADAGPDQQVCDDAPQATMAGSAVIAPGTGVWTLASGGGTIVDATDPNTLITGMPVGENIFVWSVSNGPCAQPTSDAVSIFVFDDGNLDANAGPDQQVCTPITSANLSGSAVTFPATGLWVLINGTGIFTDPNDPNTTVTNLGIGNNEFQWVVNNGPCANGLTTDNVIIQLFDLNQPPAAAGPDQELCTPNTTATMAGNTPAGVAAGTWTAVGAGSFTDVNDPTTDVSGLIVGENVLVWTIDNGICGISSDSISVFVFDEFNPAANAGPDVEQCTPNDSIVMAGNTPTFPAIGTWSLIQGAGLFADVNDPNTLVVGMAEGYNTFVWTVDNGPCPNGITTDTMTVILFPDSTPAPVTGPDVEICLPQNTANITATVPPLPFTGFWTIVSGSGTITDSLAANTTVTGLTLGVTTLLWTIDNGPCPDNIFNSDTLLISVFDPSAPPADAGPDQELCTPTDSTVMQGNSAVFPGYGTWSLVGGTGVIADVNDPNSTVTGLSVGQNIFVWEIYNGNCGLGPNITRDTVSVFVFDDAAQDATAGPDQEFCTPTSTSNLSANSAVFPGFGSWTTTSATAQIGAVADPNSPVSNLTVGTHTFIWTIDNGPCPNGLTSDTLVIEIYDGDADAADAGPDQEICIPTFPNQVIMAANVPVAPATGFWTLISGTGVFTNPGSPNTEVTGMSIGTNVFEWSIANGPCGTTTSQVTVTVFDAAQPDAAAGPDQEICTPTSSVTMAGNTATFPATSAWTIISGSGNITSPTSPTTTVTGLQPGVTTLVWTIDNGPCANGITTDTMTVTVFDNTLTQADAGDDQDFCSPVTSVTLDANQPPLPATGQWTVVSGSGTFTDASSASTDVTGLDLGANVFEWTVSNGPCGTTTDQVTITIYDSNIDPADAGESFTQCQHQSTSINLNAVPATSTGTGVWTLVSGTGTIVDASDPTTLVTDLQQGTNVFAWTISNGPCPASTDTMIVEQEDCLTLIIPDAFSPNRDGVNDTYVIDGLQFYPNNSIKVFNRWGNIVLERSPYNNDWDGRSENSMNWGEELPESTYYMILDLGNGDEPYTGYIYLKR, encoded by the coding sequence ATGACCGGACAACTACGCCTTCGCCTCGCCTCCTTCGTTCAACGTTTTGCCGCCTCCGCCGCGCTGCTGCTCTTGATGGCGGCCGTGCTGGCGCCGCAGCGTGCGCAAGCCACCCACGCCATGGGCGGTGAGCTGACCTACGAATGCATTGGCAACGACCTCTACCTGGTGACGCTGAACTTCTACCGCGACTGCAACGGCGTGGCCGCCCCCACCAACGGCAACAATGGCCTCGACTTCCGCATCCGCTCGCAGGCTTGCAACGCCAACTTCACGCAGAACTTCACCTTCAGCAGTGTGCAGATCATCACCCCGATCTGCAGTTTCGAAACGGACCGTTGCACCAGCACGAGCGGCCAGTACGGCGTAGAGCGCTACACGTACACCAGCACGGTGAACCTGAGCGCCTTCGCCAACTGCAACGATTGGATCATCAGCTGGGACCTCTGCTGCCGCAACAACGCCATCACCTCGCTGAACCAGCCCGGCGGGCAGGAACTGTACCTGGAGGCCCAGTTGAACAACACGGTGAACCCGTGCAACACCTCGCCCGAGTTCCTCACCATGCCCACGCCGTTCTACTGCGTGAACCAGCCGCTGAGCTACAACCCCGGCGCGGTGGATGCCGACGGTGACTCGCTCGCCTTCCAACTGGTGAACGCCAAGGGCGTGAACGGCGGCAATCTGGCCTACAACCCCGGGTACACGTTCACCCAGCCCATCCGCAACGGCGGCGGTGCAGGTGCCGTGGTGCTCGATCCGCAGACCGGAACGCTCACCTGCATACCGAACCAGCTGCAGGTAAGCGTGGTGACGTACCGCGTGAACGAGTACCGTAACGGTGTGCTGATCGGTAGCATCACGCGCGACATCCAGTTCGTCATCCGCTCGTGCACAGGACAGCCGCCTACTGCCAGCGGTGTCAATGGCGGGGGCAACTATTCGGTGGAAGTCTGTGCGGGCACGCCCGTGTCATTCACCATCACGAGCAACGACCCCGACGGCGACAACACGTTCCTCACCTGGAACAACGGCATACCAGGCGCCACGTTCACTGCTACGGGCGCGCCCTTCCAAACGGGCACCTTCAACTGGACACCCACGAACGCCAACATCGGACAGAACTTCTTCACGGTAACGGTGCAGGACAACGGCTGTCCGCTGGTAGGCACCAACGACTACGGCTTCACGGTGATAGTGACACCACCGAACACACCGGTGGACGCGGGACCGGACCAGAACGTGTGCGCCACCAGCGCAACGCTGGCCGCAACGCTGCCCTACAGCCAGGCGCCGCACAACTGGAGCGTCATCAGCGGCACGGGCACCTTCGCCAACGCAGGCGACCCGAACACCGTGGTGAGCGGCCTGAGCATTGGCGCGAACGTGTTCCAATGGAACGTGAACTACCAGACCTGCGGCACCGCCACCGATCAGGTGACCATAACGCGCTACGACAACACACAGCCCGCTGCGAACGCAGGTCCTGACCAGCAGCTGTGCCTTCCCACCAACAGCACCACGCTCGCCGCCAACGCTGCGATCGCGCCGGCCGTGGGCACGTGGACGGTGATACAAGGCACGGGCACCTTCGCCAATGCCAACTCGCCCACCAGCGGCGTAAGCAACCTGGGCATCGGCACCAACCGCTTCCGTTGGACGATCAACAACGGCCCTTGCGGCAACCCACAGGATGACGTGATCATCACCGTGTTCGACAACACGCAGCCGATCGCGAACGCCGGACCGGACATCCAGCTCTGCACACCGACGAGCACCGCCACCATGCAGGGCAGCGCCGTGACCTTCCCCGCAACGGGCCTATGGACGTTGAGCGGCGGCGTGGGCGGCACCATCACCACGGCCACCAGTCCCAGCACCACCATTACCGGTTTGCCGGTCGGGGTGCACACCTATACATGGACGGTGAGCAACGGCCCCTGCGGCGCGCCCACCACCGACCAGGTGACCATCACGGTGTTCGATGCGAACAGCCCGAACGCCAACGCCGGTGCCGACCAGCAGATCTGCGCTACCACCACCAGCCTCACCGGAAGTGTGCCCACTGCGCCGGCCAGTGGTGTTTGGAGCGTGGTGCAGGGCGGCGGAGCCATCACCAACGCGACCAGCCCCATCACCGGTGTCACCGGCCTTACGGTGGGCACCAACATCTTCCAATGGACAGTGAACAACGGCCCTTGCGCCAACGGTGTGACGAGCGATCAGGTGACGGTTGTGGTCTTCGACCCGAACAGTCCCGTGGCAAACGCCGGTCCTGACCAGGAGATCTGCAACCAGATCACCACCGCCACCATGGCGGCCAGCGTGCCCACCGCACCGGCCACCGGCACATGGAGCGTGCAGAACGGTGGTGGAACCATCACCAACCCCAACAGCCCCACCACCACCATCACCAACCTGCCGGTGGGCGAGAACATCTTCGTGTGGACGGTGACCAACGGCCCGTGTCCCGGCAGCACTACCACCGATGAAGTGACGGTGTGGGTGTACGACGAGAACGCGCCAGTTGCGAACGCGGGCCCGGATCAGGAGATCTGTACGCCCACCAATAGTGTGAGCGTATCGGGCAACGCGCCCATCTTCCCGCAGACGGGCCAGTGGACGCTGGTGAGCGGCAGCGGCACCATCACGAACGCGAATTCACCGGCCACCACCATCACCGGACTGCCGGTGGGTGTGCACGTGTTCGCATGGACGTTGGACAACGGTGTGTGCAGCAACCCGGTGACGGTGGACGAGATCACCATCACGGTGTACGACCTGTCCACGCCGATCGCCAACGCCGGCCCCGACCAGGAGATCTGCACGCCGGCCAGCACCACCACCTTGCAGGGCAGCGCGCTCATCTTCCCGGCAACCGGTCAGTGGACGTTGATCAGCGGCACTGCGGTCATCGACGACCCGAACGATCCGAACACGCAGATCAGCGGTCTCTCGGTGGGTACCGTGGTGTTGGAGTGGACCGTGGACAACGGCCCTTGCACAGCGTCTCCCACTACCGACCAAGTGACCATCGAGATCTTCGATGCGGCGAACCCGGCCGCGGATGCTGGTCCTGACCAGGACATCTGCACGCCGACCAACAGCGTGACGATGGCGGCGAGCGCGGTGACGGCTCCTGCTGTGGGCACATGGGTGCTCATCAGCGGTGCAGGTGGCACGGTTGCCGACGTGAACGATCCGAACACCGACATCACCAACCTGCCGATCGGTGTGCATGTGTATGAGTGGCAGGTGGACAATGGCTCGTGCTTCGGTGCTAACACGGACGATCAGGTGACCATCAGCGTGTTCGCGGGCCACCAAGCAGTTGCGGGCGCCGGTCCCGATCAGGAGATCTGCATTCCCACCTTCCCGAACACGGTGACGCTGGCGGGTACGCCGGTGATCTTCCCCGGTACGGGCACTTGGACATTGGTGAGCGGCTCGGGCAACATCACCGACCCGAACGATCCGAACACCACCGTGACCGGTCTCACGGTGGGCACCAGCGTGTTCCAATGGACAGTGACCAATGGGCCCACATGCGCCAACCCGCTCACCACGGACCAGATGAGCGTGTTCGTCTTCGACCAGGGCAACCCCGTGGCGAACGCTGGCCCTGACTTCCAGCTGTGCACACCGCTCACGAGCGCACAACTGAGCGGCAGCGCGCTGAACGGACCCGCCACCGGCCAGTGGACGGTGCAGTCGGGCACCGGCGTTTTCGCCGACCCCACAGACCCGAACACCACGGTGAGCGGCATCAGCCTCGGGCCCAACGAGTACGTATGGACCGTGAGCAACGGCCCCTGCGTGAACCCGATCACGAGCGACGTGGTGGTAGTAACCCTCTTCAACGGCAACAGCCAGCAAGCGGCCGCAGGTCCGGACCAGAGCTTCTGCACGCCCACCAGCAGCACCATCATGAACGCCACACCGGTATTCGCGCCAGCAACCGGCAGCTGGTCCTTGATCAGCGGTGGCGGCAACATCGCCAACAACAACCCGAACGCGTCCATCTCGAACCTTCCGGTAGGCATCAACGTGTTCCAATGGACGGTGAACAACGGTGCGTGCGGCAACACGACCGATCTGGTGAGCATACTCATCTACGATGCCAACAACCCCATAGCCAACGCAGGCGCCGACCAGGAGCTGTGCACACCCACCACACAGACCACGCTCACCGGCAGCAGCCTCATTGTGCCGGCCACCGGCCTGTGGACCTTGGTGAGCGGCAGCGGCAACATTGTATCGCCCACTGCGAGCAGCACCCTGGTGAACAGCCTGGGCATCGGCGACAACGTATTCGTGTGGACGGTGACCAACGGCCCTTGCGCGAACAGCATCACCACCGACACCGTGGTGGTAAGCGTGTTCGACCACACGGCCGATGAGGCCGATGCCGGACCAGACCGCACGCTCTGCTCGCCGCTGCCCTTCATCGTGATGCAAGGCAATGCAGCCACCGCGCCGGGCGTGGGCACATGGACCACGGTGGTGGGAACCGGCATCGCCAACGATCCGAACTCGCCGACCACGATCATTAGCGGTATCAGCGTGGGCGACAACATCTACGTGTGGACCATCGACAACGGTGCTTGCGGCACCAGCAGCGACAGCACCTTGCTCGTGCTGCACAACGGCAACCTGCCCGTGGCCGATGCCGGCCCCGACCAGGAGCTCTGCTTGCCGACAACGAACACCACGCTCGCCGGAAGCCCCGCACCGTATCCCGCGACCGGTCTCTGGAGCTTGATCTCGGGCACAGGCGCCATCAGCAACAACACCATCAGCAACCCCACGGTGAGCGGGCTGTCGCTCGGCATCAACCAGTTCGAGTGGGTGGTGTTCAACGCACCCTGCGCCAACGCCATCACGCGCGACACGGTGACCATCATCGTCTTCGACCCGAACGAACCCGCTGCTGACGCCGGTGATGACCAAGACCTCTGCACGCCGCTGACCACAACGAACCTCGCGGGTAACACACCGACGTTCCCGGCCGTGGGCTTCTGGACCACCAGCAGCGGAGCCACCATCGCCGACCCGGCCAACCCGAACACGCAAGTGAGCGGCCTCGCGATCGGTGAGAACATATTCACCTGGACCATCGACAACGGCAGCTGCAATGGCGGCGTGCCCACCACCGACCAGGTGAGCATCTTCGTCTTCGACGAGAACAATCCGATCGCCGCAGCCGGCCCCGACCAAGAGCTGTGCCTGCCGACCACGAGCGCACAGCTGAGCGCGAGCAGCTACACCTTCCCCGCCACGGGCCAATGGACGATCCAACAAGGCCAGGGCATCTTCAGCGACGATACCGACCCGAACGCCACGGTGACCGGTCTCGCTGTGGGTGAGAACATCTTCGTGTGGACGGTGAACAACGGTCCTTGCGCCAACCCGATCACCACCGATGCTGTGAGCATCTTCCTGTTCGACGATCAGCAAGCCGACGCCAGCGCAGGACCTGACCAGAACCTCTGCACGCCGAACATCAACGCCACCATGGCAGGCAATGCGATCACGGCCCCTGCCATCGGCACATGGACCTTGGTGAGTGGCGCGGGAACCATCACCGATGCGAACGATCCCACCACGGTGATCAGCAACCTGGGCATCGGCGAGAACGTGTTCGCGTGGACGATCGACAATGGCCCGTGCGCCAACGGCATCACCAGCGACACGGTGCACATTTTCCTCTATGACGAAACGAACGCCAACGCCGATGCGGGCCCCGACCAGGAGATCTGCACCCCGCAAAGCAGCGTAACGCTTGCCGGTAGCCCCGTGACATTCCCGGCGGTCGGTACGTGGACGGTCGTGAGCGGCACCGCGTTCCTTGCTGATGTGAACGATCCGCTGACGATCTGCACCGGCCTTGGCGTGGGTGAAGTGATCTTGGAGTGGACGGTGAACAACGGCCCATGCGGGGTGCCCACAACCGATCAAGTGAGCATCTTCATCTTCGACGAGTTCAGTGCGAGCGCCGATGCGGGCCCCGACCAAGAGCTGTGCACGCCGACGAGCACAACAACCTTGCAAGGAAGCGTGCCCACCTTCCCAAGCACGGGCACTTGGACGCTCATCGGCGGCAGCGGCATCCCGGTTGACCCGAGCGATCCGAACACCGTGGTGAACGGCCTCGCCGTGGGCGAGAACATCTTCGAGTGGACCGTGGACAATGGCCCGTGCGCCAACGGCACCACCACCGACCAGGTGAGCATCTTCGTGTTCGACGAGAACAACCCAGTGGCGGACGCTGGTCCTGACCAGGATCTCTGCACTCCGAACAACTTCACCACGCTGGCCGGCAGCAATGTGATCTTCCCGGCAATGGGCACGTGGACGTTGATCGGCGGCACCGCGACCATCACCAACGCCAACGATCCCGGCACCACCATCACGGCCATCGGTGTGGGCACCGCAACGCTGGTCTGGACAGTGAACAACGGCCCGTGCGCAAGCGGCATCACCACCGACACGGTGAACATCACCCTCTACGACGGCGGCATGCCGGATGCCGATGCGGGCCCTGACCAGCAAGTATGCGACGATGCGCCGCAGGCCACCATGGCCGGCAGCGCGGTGATCGCGCCCGGCACCGGAGTTTGGACGCTGGCCAGCGGTGGCGGCACCATTGTGGACGCGACCGATCCGAACACGCTGATCACCGGCATGCCGGTGGGCGAGAACATCTTCGTGTGGAGCGTGTCCAACGGCCCGTGCGCGCAACCGACGAGTGACGCGGTGAGCATCTTCGTCTTCGACGACGGCAACCTCGATGCCAACGCAGGACCTGACCAACAGGTGTGCACGCCGATCACGAGCGCCAACCTTAGCGGCAGCGCGGTGACCTTCCCTGCGACAGGCTTGTGGGTCCTGATCAATGGCACGGGCATCTTCACGGACCCGAACGATCCGAACACCACCGTCACCAACCTGGGGATCGGCAACAACGAGTTCCAGTGGGTGGTGAACAACGGCCCCTGCGCCAATGGCCTCACCACGGACAACGTCATCATCCAGCTCTTCGACCTGAACCAGCCGCCGGCTGCTGCCGGTCCTGACCAGGAGCTGTGCACGCCGAACACCACCGCCACCATGGCCGGCAATACGCCTGCTGGCGTGGCCGCGGGCACCTGGACCGCCGTGGGCGCGGGATCCTTCACCGACGTGAACGACCCGACGACCGACGTAAGCGGGCTGATCGTTGGCGAGAACGTGCTGGTGTGGACGATCGACAACGGCATCTGCGGCATCAGCTCGGACAGCATCAGCGTGTTCGTGTTCGACGAGTTCAACCCTGCTGCGAACGCCGGTCCAGATGTGGAGCAGTGCACGCCGAACGATAGCATCGTGATGGCGGGCAACACGCCCACCTTCCCTGCCATCGGCACATGGTCGCTGATCCAAGGTGCGGGCCTCTTCGCCGATGTGAACGACCCGAACACGCTGGTGGTGGGCATGGCCGAGGGCTACAACACCTTCGTGTGGACAGTGGACAATGGACCATGCCCGAACGGCATCACCACCGATACCATGACGGTGATCCTGTTCCCGGACAGCACACCTGCGCCGGTGACCGGACCCGATGTGGAGATCTGCCTGCCGCAGAACACCGCCAACATCACGGCCACCGTTCCGCCACTCCCGTTCACCGGGTTCTGGACCATCGTGAGCGGCAGCGGCACCATCACCGACAGCCTCGCGGCCAACACCACGGTCACCGGTCTCACGCTCGGCGTAACCACGTTGCTGTGGACCATCGACAATGGCCCCTGCCCGGACAACATCTTCAACAGCGACACACTGTTGATCTCGGTGTTCGATCCGAGCGCACCGCCCGCGGATGCCGGTCCTGACCAGGAACTCTGCACACCGACCGACTCCACGGTTATGCAAGGCAACAGCGCGGTCTTCCCTGGCTACGGCACATGGTCGCTCGTGGGCGGCACCGGTGTCATCGCTGACGTGAACGACCCGAACAGCACGGTGACCGGTCTCAGCGTGGGCCAGAACATCTTCGTGTGGGAGATCTACAACGGCAACTGCGGCCTTGGTCCGAACATCACCCGCGACACGGTGAGCGTGTTCGTGTTCGATGACGCGGCACAGGATGCGACGGCAGGACCTGACCAGGAGTTCTGCACACCTACGAGCACGAGCAACCTCAGCGCCAATAGCGCCGTGTTCCCGGGCTTCGGCTCATGGACCACGACAAGCGCAACGGCTCAGATCGGTGCGGTGGCCGACCCGAACAGCCCTGTGAGCAACCTCACCGTGGGCACGCACACGTTCATCTGGACCATCGACAACGGCCCCTGCCCGAACGGCCTGACGAGCGACACGCTGGTGATAGAGATCTACGATGGTGACGCGGACGCAGCCGATGCCGGTCCCGACCAGGAGATCTGCATCCCGACGTTCCCGAACCAAGTGATCATGGCCGCCAACGTGCCTGTAGCACCGGCCACCGGCTTCTGGACACTGATCAGCGGCACCGGTGTGTTCACCAACCCGGGCAGCCCCAACACGGAAGTCACGGGCATGAGCATCGGTACCAACGTGTTCGAGTGGAGCATTGCCAACGGCCCCTGCGGCACCACAACCAGCCAAGTGACGGTGACGGTGTTCGATGCAGCGCAGCCCGATGCAGCAGCTGGTCCTGACCAAGAGATCTGCACACCGACGAGCAGCGTGACGATGGCCGGCAACACCGCGACGTTCCCGGCCACCAGTGCATGGACGATCATCAGTGGATCGGGCAACATCACCTCACCCACGTCGCCCACCACCACGGTCACCGGTCTGCAGCCGGGTGTTACCACACTTGTGTGGACCATCGACAACGGCCCATGCGCGAACGGCATCACCACGGACACCATGACCGTGACCGTGTTCGACAACACGCTGACGCAGGCCGATGCGGGCGACGACCAGGACTTCTGCTCGCCCGTGACCTCCGTAACGCTCGATGCCAACCAGCCGCCTCTGCCTGCAACGGGCCAGTGGACGGTGGTGAGCGGCAGCGGCACCTTCACCGATGCATCGTCCGCGAGCACCGATGTGACCGGTCTCGACCTGGGCGCGAACGTGTTCGAATGGACGGTGAGCAACGGCCCCTGCGGCACCACCACCGACCAGGTGACCATCACCATCTACGACAGCAACATCGACCCGGCCGACGCCGGTGAGAGCTTCACGCAATGCCAGCACCAAAGCACCAGCATCAACCTGAACGCCGTGCCTGCGACCAGCACCGGCACCGGTGTGTGGACGTTGGTGAGCGGCACCGGCACCATCGTGGATGCCAGCGATCCGACCACGCTCGTAACAGACCTGCAGCAGGGCACCAACGTGTTCGCATGGACCATCAGCAATGGCCCCTGCCCTGCCAGCACCGATACCATGATCGTGGAACAGGAAGACTGCCTCACGCTCATCATCCCCGATGCGTTCAGCCCGAACCGCGATGGCGTTAACGACACCTATGTGATCGATGGCCTGCAGTTCTACCCGAACAACAGCATCAAGGTGTTCAACCGCTGGGGCAACATCGTGCTGGAGCGCAGCCCCTACAACAACGACTGGGACGGCCGCAGCGAAAACAGCATGAACTGGGGCGAGGAGCTGCCGGAGAGCACCTACTACATGATCCTCGACCTGGGCAACGGCGACGAGCCCTACACCGGTTACATCTACCTGAAACGCTGA
- a CDS encoding hemagglutinin protein → MRTTILSFALIASPLLSAQSISPSVIGSAGGTGIVGTTTLSWTIGETAVSTLDNGSNILTLGFHQGDPVRLKVNIRAFLQGPYNSGNGLMDDGLRANSLIPTQEPYTALGYVFVGGGNESTTQPIIDFPGTNAIIDWVVLELRDKNDNTSILQSRAALLQADGDVVDVDGFSAVSISVPSDSYTIAVLHRNHLGVMSAAPIALTGTAVSVDFTDGSTPTYGTEAQVVMGATHLLWSGDVNGDGVIKYTGANNDRDPILVAIGGTVPTNVVSGYLPSDVNMDGSVKYTGAGNDRDPILVNVGGTVPTNVRVGQMP, encoded by the coding sequence ATGAGAACCACGATCCTCTCCTTCGCCCTAATTGCTTCACCGCTCCTTTCGGCGCAATCCATCTCCCCCTCAGTGATCGGTTCCGCCGGAGGCACCGGAATCGTGGGTACCACAACCTTGAGCTGGACCATCGGCGAAACGGCCGTGAGCACCCTGGACAACGGTAGCAACATCCTCACACTAGGCTTCCACCAGGGCGATCCGGTGCGGCTGAAGGTGAACATCCGCGCGTTCCTACAAGGGCCCTACAACAGCGGCAATGGCCTGATGGATGATGGCCTGCGTGCGAACAGCTTGATCCCGACGCAGGAGCCGTACACCGCGCTCGGCTATGTCTTCGTGGGCGGCGGCAATGAGAGTACCACCCAACCCATCATCGACTTCCCCGGCACCAACGCCATCATCGACTGGGTGGTGCTGGAACTTCGCGACAAGAACGACAACACCAGCATCCTGCAAAGTCGCGCAGCCTTGTTGCAGGCCGATGGCGACGTGGTGGACGTGGACGGCTTCTCGGCGGTGAGCATCAGTGTTCCTTCGGACAGCTATACCATCGCCGTGCTGCACCGCAACCATCTGGGGGTGATGAGCGCTGCGCCCATCGCCCTCACGGGTACCGCTGTCTCCGTGGACTTCACCGATGGCAGCACGCCCACCTACGGGACCGAGGCCCAAGTCGTGATGGGTGCCACGCATCTGCTGTGGAGCGGGGATGTGAACGGCGATGGCGTGATCAAGTACACCGGCGCCAACAACGACCGCGATCCGATCCTCGTGGCCATAGGCGGCACGGTGCCTACCAACGTGGTCAGCGGCTACCTACCCTCTGACGTCAACATGGACGGCAGCGTGAAGTACACCGGCGCTGGCAACGACCGCGATCCCATCCTGGTGAACGTCGGCGGTACCGTGCCAACGAACGTGCGGGTGGGGCAGATGCCGTGA
- the folK gene encoding 2-amino-4-hydroxy-6-hydroxymethyldihydropteridine diphosphokinase yields MQALLLLGGNIGDVETTMAEAVHMLGVEAGVVRATSRGHWTLPVGFSDERLFLNKAVLLETQLEPRALMETCLAIEQRLGRTRIAIERYTARTIDIDILLFDDRTMDEPGLQVPHPRMHERAFALEPAADVAPLWAHQRTRKTVLAMCDEVEKK; encoded by the coding sequence ATGCAAGCACTCCTGCTCCTGGGCGGCAACATCGGCGATGTGGAAACCACCATGGCCGAAGCCGTGCACATGCTGGGCGTTGAAGCCGGTGTGGTGCGGGCCACCAGCCGCGGCCACTGGACGTTACCTGTGGGCTTCAGCGACGAGCGCCTCTTCCTGAACAAGGCCGTGCTGCTGGAAACGCAGTTGGAGCCACGCGCATTGATGGAGACTTGTCTCGCCATTGAGCAACGCCTGGGCCGCACACGCATTGCCATCGAGCGCTACACCGCGCGCACCATCGACATCGACATCCTGTTGTTCGACGACCGCACCATGGATGAGCCCGGCTTGCAGGTGCCGCACCCGCGCATGCACGAGCGCGCCTTTGCATTGGAGCCCGCCGCTGATGTGGCGCCGTTATGGGCGCATCAGCGCACGCGGAAGACGGTGTTGGCGATGTGTGATGAGGTGGAGAAGAAGTGA